TGATGGTCGTGTTGTGTATAACAAACCAATGAGGGTGACCAGCATCTGTAACCTGGACATCTTCTACTTCCCATTTGACCAGCAGAACTGCACCCTCACCTTTAGCTCTTTTCTCTATACAGGTGAGTTGAAGTAAGTAACTGGGGTAAACTGAGATCAACTAGTGGGGCAACAAAAAAACACTCAGGGTCCAAGTCATTTTTTTATGTATAAAAGGGGATAGTGGAGTATTTGCTAGTTGCGGGTGTGTGGATGGTAGGGAGAAGTTCAACTTTAGAAACTTCCTGAAAAAGCCCAAAATTGAAAGGAGGCAACTGGGCAGCAAGGAGTCACATTACAGGACTAGCTGAAAAGGTAACTAAAATAGTTATCATTTCTGTAATCCCAGCATAAAGTGGGTGCTGAGCAGATGTGAACTGAGTGTTTGTCTCCCCTGCAGAGGAAAGCATGTTGCTGGGcatggacaaggaagtctgggagATAATGGATGACTCACGTCACCATGGCCACACACAAGGAGAGTGGGAGCTCCTGGGCATCAACAAGGCCACCCCGAAGATGTCTGTGGGCACCAGTCTTTTTGACCAGATCATGTTTTATGTAAGGCCAGAGATTATTCCAACCTAACTCTCCATCCCCCATATCTTCCTCATCAGACCCTTCTAAGTCTCAGAGCCTTTCACCACTTGCCCTAAGACCAAAAAGCCCCTGGGCACCATAACCTTCATAGCCTTCCTCTCTCCCAAGTTCCCCAAAGCAACCCCCATCTCTGAACCTATCAGCCCTGGCCTAGGTTTTCTTCAGTGGGTATGGGGGAGTCCTATTTGTCCCATGAAAGCTGCTCCTCCCAAAGAGCTACTGTTGGAGTGAGGACATCAAGAAAGGAAGgggcgggacttccctggtgatccagtggttggaaccctgcacttccagtgcagggggtgtgggttcagtccctggtcatggaactaagatccaataGGCTGCATGgtgcagaccaaaaaaaaaaaaaaaaaaaaggaaagaaagaaaggaagggactgGACTCATCCCTTGGTTTCACTTCAGTTCTAACTTCACCTGGTTctctgctctccccaccccaccaggtGGCCATCAGGCGCAGGCCCACCCTCTACGTCATAAACCTCCTGGTGCCCAGTAGCTTTCTAGTCGCCATCGATGCCCTCAGCTTCTACCTGCCAGCAGAAAGCGACAACCGTGCCCCATTCAAGATGACACTCCTGTTGGGCTACAATGTCTTCCTGCTCAATATCAGTAACTTACTTCCTGCCACTGGCACCTCCCTCATTAGTATGTCCCCTACCTCACAGTTgggaaatgaaaaatggaaaaaaaaaaaacataggcaGGGTAGGCGAGTGAACTGGCTAGATCTGCTGAGGCAGCTAAGGTGCAGTCATTTTAGAAAAGGCTTGAGGTGTGAGACAGAAGAAAGGGGGGGCTTGGTGGTCCCTCTGGACCTGACTCACCCGAGTGTGCTCCTTCCTGCCACCTAGGTGTCTACTTTGCCCTGTGTCTGTCCCTGATGGTGCTCAGCCTGCTGGAGACCATCTTTATCACCTACCTGCTGCACCTGGCCACCATCCAGCCCCCATCCATGCCTCGCTGGCTCCACTCCCTGCTTCTACATCACACCAGTCCAACGACACATTGCCCTACTGTGCCCCAGAAGGAAAACACAGGCCTGGGCCTCATATCCACCCACCTGTCTGGTAAGAGATGTCTGCACTGCTCACCCTG
This window of the Dama dama isolate Ldn47 chromosome 19, ASM3311817v1, whole genome shotgun sequence genome carries:
- the LOC133073909 gene encoding 5-hydroxytryptamine receptor 3C-like, which gives rise to MEGWWSTTGGFLLCLSASLLLQGRANTFTINCSGFDQHGVDPTVFQSVFNKKDFRPVINFSIPTRINISFTLSAILEVDAQLQLLTSFLWLKLIWNHPFISWDPEECGDIKRLAITAENLWLPDIFIVESMDVDQTPDGLSAYVSNDGRVVYNKPMRVTSICNLDIFYFPFDQQNCTLTFSSFLYTEESMLLGMDKEVWEIMDDSRHHGHTQGEWELLGINKATPKMSVGTSLFDQIMFYVAIRRRPTLYVINLLVPSSFLVAIDALSFYLPAESDNRAPFKMTLLLGYNVFLLNISNLLPATGTSLISVYFALCLSLMVLSLLETIFITYLLHLATIQPPSMPRWLHSLLLHHTSPTTHCPTVPQKENTGLGLISTHLSGLKEPGKLGGKELGPKEAELNGGSGLTRAQLVDLWMQFGHMMDNLLFRIYLLFLATSVTTVLVLWST